The Staphylococcus haemolyticus region AAAATAGGATATAGTTTAGCGTTGTATAAAAATTGACTATTAATGATACTAGTATAAGTCATTATTAGGATATGGCATTAGCTGACTGAATAGAAATAATGTTGATTTAAGATTTATATTTATTCTAGCCAACTTTGCCCGGGAGCGGGATTTAAATATGATTATTTTAATAAATGGTTGTATTTAAGGATATTAAGAAATCTATTTACATTTATTAGATTTCTAACCTGCTCCCTTTATTTTTAAATGAAAAAGCAGAGACGCTTATTTGATTAAGAAAGGAAGTTATAACTATGAAAATAGCGGTAGTAGGATCAGGTAATGGTGCAGTTACAGCGGCAGTAGATATGGTAAATCAAGGACATGATGTGAAATTGTATTGTCGAAATTCATCCATTAAAAAATTTAATAACGCATTAGAAAAGGGTGGATTTGATTTTAATAATGAAGGTGCAGAATCATTTGTACCATTTACAGAAATAAGTGATGACATTGAATATGTATTGAAAGATGCTGAGATAATTCAAGTTATCATTCCATCATCATATATTGAATACTATGCGGAAATTATGGCTGAGCATGTAACAAGTGATCAACTTATTTTCTTCAATATTGCAGCTGCCATGGCATCAATTCGATTTATTAACGTACTTGAAGATAAACATATTGAGGTAGAGCCGAAGTTTGCTGAAGCTAATACACTTACTTACGGTACGCGCGTTGACTTTGAAAATGCACGCGTAGATTTATCATTGAATGTACGTAAAGTATTCTTTTCTACATATAATAAGAAGGAACTTAGTGACAGTTTTGAAAAGGTAAGTCAAATATATCCGTATCTTGTTAAAGAAGAAAATCTATGGAAGACAAATTTAGAAAACGGAAACCCAGAGGTTCATCCTGGTCCAACGTTATTAAATGTAGGAAGAATTGATTATGCTGATTCATTTGCCCTCTATAAAGAAGGTATTACGAAGCACACAGTAAGATTATTACATGCAATTGAGTTGGAACGTTTAACATTAGGCCGTAAATTAGGATTTGAACTTTTAACAGCCAAAGAAGCACGTATTCAAAGAGGTTATTTAGAACGTAAAGACGAAGATGAACCATTAAATCGTTTATTTAATACAAGTCCTGTGTTTTCTCAAATACCAGGGCCTAATTCAGTACAAAATCGTTATTTAACTGAAGATATAGCATATGGACTTGTACTATGGTCAAGTTTAGGGCGTGCAATTGATGTTGAAACGCCTAATATAGATGCAGTTATCATGATTGCATCAACAATTTTAGAACGTGACTTTTTCGATGAAGGTCTAAAAGTAGAAGAACTTGGTTTAGAAAAACTCGGTTTAGAATAATTAACAAATTTAAAATACTATAAATAAATCTTTAATAAACATTCTATTTATGATTAAACGTACATCTAACTATGAAAAGAGGTAATTAATTAAAAGGAAAAGAGGAATGTGTATGAAAAGACAGCCATCATTTTTGGAAGCAATATCTACAATTATCGTAATGGTTATTGTCGTGACACTAGGCTTTATAAAATTTAATATTCCAATTCAGGTACTGTTACTCATATCATCTGCATATGCAGCTTTGATAGCTTGGCGAGTAGGCTTAAAATGGAAAGATTTAGAAGAGGGGATCACTCGAAGATTAACGACAGCTATGCCTGCAATATTTATTATACTAGCTGTAGGTATAATAGTTGGGAGTTGGATGTATTCTGGAACTGTTCCAGCTTTAATATACTACGGTCTAAAGTTTTTAAATCCACATTACTTTTTAGTTTCTGCCTTTTTAATATCGGCTATTAGTAGTTTAGCAACTGGGACAGCCTGGGGATCAGCTTCAACAGCTGGTATTGCGTTGATATCAATTGCGCATCAGTTGAATATCGATATGGGTATGGCAGCAGGTGCTATTATCGCAGGTGCGGTCTTTGGTGATAAAATGTCACCATTATCAGATACAACTAACTTAGCTGCTTTAGTAACTAAGGTAAACATTTTTTCTCATATCAGATCAATGATGTGGACAACGATACCTGCTTCAATTATTGGACTAATAGTTTGGTTCTTTGCAGGTTTAACTTCAAAAGGTTCAGTGAATACGAAACAAATTAATAAGTTACTGAATGAACTTGATGGTATCTATAATATAAATATTTGGGTGTGGGTGCCGTTATTAGTCATAATCATATGTTTAGTTTGTAACGTATCTACTGTACCATCTATGTTAGCATCAAGTTTAAGTGCAGTTATTATTGGAACATTAAATAATCATTTTAATATAGTTGATGGTTTTAAAGCTATGTTTAACGGATTTACACCTGCGATGACTGGACAATCCAATCTTTCT contains the following coding sequences:
- the nhaC gene encoding Na+/H+ antiporter NhaC; amino-acid sequence: MKRQPSFLEAISTIIVMVIVVTLGFIKFNIPIQVLLLISSAYAALIAWRVGLKWKDLEEGITRRLTTAMPAIFIILAVGIIVGSWMYSGTVPALIYYGLKFLNPHYFLVSAFLISAISSLATGTAWGSASTAGIALISIAHQLNIDMGMAAGAIIAGAVFGDKMSPLSDTTNLAALVTKVNIFSHIRSMMWTTIPASIIGLIVWFFAGLTSKGSVNTKQINKLLNELDGIYNINIWVWVPLLVIIICLVCNVSTVPSMLASSLSAVIIGTLNNHFNIVDGFKAMFNGFTPAMTGQSNLSTNATSLLEQGGMMSMTEILVTIFCGYAFAGIVEVSGCLDVMLKTVSKGIHSVGTLILITVICCLMLVFAAGVASIVIIMVGVLMKDMFVSRNLDKSNLSRTLEDSSTMVLPLIPWGTSGIYYTQQLGVSVDQFFIWTVPCYLCAVLAIIYGFTGIGIRKLDNKSYVKNS
- a CDS encoding NAD/NADP-dependent octopine/nopaline dehydrogenase family protein; this encodes MKIAVVGSGNGAVTAAVDMVNQGHDVKLYCRNSSIKKFNNALEKGGFDFNNEGAESFVPFTEISDDIEYVLKDAEIIQVIIPSSYIEYYAEIMAEHVTSDQLIFFNIAAAMASIRFINVLEDKHIEVEPKFAEANTLTYGTRVDFENARVDLSLNVRKVFFSTYNKKELSDSFEKVSQIYPYLVKEENLWKTNLENGNPEVHPGPTLLNVGRIDYADSFALYKEGITKHTVRLLHAIELERLTLGRKLGFELLTAKEARIQRGYLERKDEDEPLNRLFNTSPVFSQIPGPNSVQNRYLTEDIAYGLVLWSSLGRAIDVETPNIDAVIMIASTILERDFFDEGLKVEELGLEKLGLE